A part of Rhopalosiphum maidis isolate BTI-1 chromosome 3, ASM367621v3, whole genome shotgun sequence genomic DNA contains:
- the LOC113559734 gene encoding uncharacterized protein LOC113559734 isoform X1: MDFYNKHFHRLISSVDPNGMLNVPLNVFTDGKCLDRYFRTNNDFRKLDVPWMCDQLIILLHNFENVVAISSTLTFLQNDFQRIKYPFVLISQAYIGLILIHTNATKVYYSYCTNSTKTLYKNKIAVVKIPKKKQKKESEATNESHNIESMQSQEVQSLNQHQVSSLETNRNEIDILINRPRHTLNTIEMKQLETNVPHQIALNMPILHNQNMLNVNIEENIGDVYKISDLDPLQLFIQTTEEFPVINQDVLTDENPLLSKNDFRLQLMDFDVQPKNNAPQQFIEQSQYAINLLDQQIRTELPQHSTYQQEQQLQVKETNENCTPENLTNQSLKRKRSNLLLKKKFKKKQIEQNSKVLRNRLKKLQGEMFDRPLECLMLKCTNQSIDHLPIRYAMYRYKLVIPFAALTLNMELEENKNLDDVFNSEITMDNYKTNEEKLNDYNTSNICIYKHCKNNSLPHLTLLPLVEECLTNNSLVWRDTINEINNKLEDSLREISPISKIDQTKWKKFKDKLNYKVNQSLVAHKTLVGPELSHIDIPQPIMTFPSLSEVDKLLNGKTMIEPHNSTEIPPFNTENICPMPSLSLITKSGSPQLLPPEKSLINHVELNINIDQENNAINQFEQKKLQNIQNIAEQIEECHRQSIDIKKIISNILKQFPKNCSRLMFTDICPIHITNRRYAISVLVEILGLHKDGILKLNQPSKATNPSSISIEIINYNFF; encoded by the exons atggatttttataataaacacttcCACCGGCTGATCAGTAGTGTGGATCCAAACGGCATGTTGAATGTGCCACTTAACGTGTTCACTGATGGAAAATGTCTCGATAGATATTTTAGGACGAATAACGATTTTCGGAAATTGGATGTGCCCTGGATGTG tgatcaattaattatacttttgcACAACTTTGAGAATGTAGTTGCTATTTCTTCaaccttaacatttttacaaaatgacTTTCAACGTATTAAATATCCATTTGTTTTGATAAGTCAAGCTTATATTggcttaattttaatacatacaaatgcTACAAAAGTGTATTAca gttATTGTACTAATTCAACAAAGACCTTGTATAAGAACAAAATAGCagt AGTCAAAATAcctaaaaagaaacaaaaaaaggaATCCGAAGCTACTAATGAATCACATAACATAGAATCTAtgcaaa GCCAGGAAGTTCAATCATTAAATCAACATCAAGTATCTAGTTTAGAAACAAACCGCAATGAGATAGATATTCTTATA aatCGTCCAAGACACactttaaatactatagaAATGAAACAACTCGAGACAAATGTTCCACACCAAAta gctCTTAATATGCCAATACTGCATAATCAAAATATGCTTAATGTGAACATTGAAGAAAATATTGgtgatgtttataaaatatcagatTTAGACCCACTACAA ttattcatTCAAACAACTGAAGAATTTCCAGTTATTAATCAAGATGTTCTCACCGATGAGAATCCTCTTTTAtccaaaaatgattttagacTACAATTAATGGACTTTGATGTACAGCCTAAAAATAATGCACCACAACAATTTATAGAACAATCACaatatgcaataaatttaCTAGATCAACAAATTAGAACAGAACTACCTCAGCATTCAACATATCAACAAGAACAACAATTACAAGTTAAG gaaactaatgaaaattgtactcctgaaaatttaacaaatcaatcactaaaaagaaaaagatcTAATttacttctaaaaaaaaaa tttaagaaAAAACAGATTGAACAAAACAGTAAAGTACTTAGAAACAGGTTGAAGAAACTTCAAGGAGAAATGTTTGAT AGACCACTTGAATGTTTGATGTTGAAGTGTACTAATCAATCTATAGATCATTTACCAATAAGATATGCTATGTACCGTTATAAACTTGTTATACCATTTGCTGCTCTAACATTAAATATGGAATTAGAAGAAAACaaa aatTTAGATGATGTTTTTAATAGTGAAATTACCATGGATAATTACAAAACCaatgaagaaaaattaaacgaCTATAATACTTCAAACAtttg tatttataaacattgcaAAAACAATTCATTACCTCATTTAACTCTACTTCCTTTAGTTGAAGAAT GTTTAACCAATAATAGTTTAGTATGGCGAGATACAATTAATGag ataaataataagttggaAGATAGTTTAAGAGAAATTTCACCCATCTCTAAAATTGATCAGACCAAGTGGAAGAAATTTaaagacaaattaaattataaagtgaaTCAAAGTTTAGTAGCCCATAAAACACTAGTTGGCCCTGAACTATCTCATATAGATATACCACAACCTATTATGACATTTCCATCTCTTAGTGAAGTTGATAAACTTCTAAATGGTAAAACAATGATTGAACCACATAATTCAACTGAGATACCTCCATttaatacagaaaatatttgtCCCATGCCTTCTTTgtctttaataacaaaatctgGATCACCTCAATTGTTACCACCCGAAAAGTCTTTGATTAATCATGttgaattaaacattaatattgacCAAGAAAATAATGCGATAAATCAATTTGAACAGAAAAAACTGCAGAATATTCAAAA tatTGCTGAACAAATTGAAGAATGTCATCGACAATCtattgacataaaaaaaataatatctaatattttaaaacaatttccaAAAAATTGTTCACGTTTGATGTTTACTGATATTTGTCCTATTCACATAACTAATAGACGATATGCTATTTCAGTTTTGGTAGAGATTCTAG GATTACATAAAGACGGAATCCTCAAATTAAATCAACCTTCTAAAGCAACAAACCCCTCATCTAtttcaattgaaataattaattacaattttttttga
- the LOC113559734 gene encoding uncharacterized protein LOC113559734 isoform X2: protein MDFYNKHFHRLISSVDPNGMLNVPLNVFTDGKCLDRYFRTNNDFRKLDVPWMCDQLIILLHNFENVVAISSTLTFLQNDFQRIKYPFVLISQAYIGLILIHTNATKVYYSYCTNSTKTLYKNKIAVVKIPKKKQKKESEATNESHNIESMQSQEVQSLNQHQVSSLETNRNEIDILINRPRHTLNTIEMKQLETNVPHQILFIQTTEEFPVINQDVLTDENPLLSKNDFRLQLMDFDVQPKNNAPQQFIEQSQYAINLLDQQIRTELPQHSTYQQEQQLQVKETNENCTPENLTNQSLKRKRSNLLLKKKFKKKQIEQNSKVLRNRLKKLQGEMFDRPLECLMLKCTNQSIDHLPIRYAMYRYKLVIPFAALTLNMELEENKNLDDVFNSEITMDNYKTNEEKLNDYNTSNICIYKHCKNNSLPHLTLLPLVEECLTNNSLVWRDTINEINNKLEDSLREISPISKIDQTKWKKFKDKLNYKVNQSLVAHKTLVGPELSHIDIPQPIMTFPSLSEVDKLLNGKTMIEPHNSTEIPPFNTENICPMPSLSLITKSGSPQLLPPEKSLINHVELNINIDQENNAINQFEQKKLQNIQNIAEQIEECHRQSIDIKKIISNILKQFPKNCSRLMFTDICPIHITNRRYAISVLVEILGLHKDGILKLNQPSKATNPSSISIEIINYNFF from the exons atggatttttataataaacacttcCACCGGCTGATCAGTAGTGTGGATCCAAACGGCATGTTGAATGTGCCACTTAACGTGTTCACTGATGGAAAATGTCTCGATAGATATTTTAGGACGAATAACGATTTTCGGAAATTGGATGTGCCCTGGATGTG tgatcaattaattatacttttgcACAACTTTGAGAATGTAGTTGCTATTTCTTCaaccttaacatttttacaaaatgacTTTCAACGTATTAAATATCCATTTGTTTTGATAAGTCAAGCTTATATTggcttaattttaatacatacaaatgcTACAAAAGTGTATTAca gttATTGTACTAATTCAACAAAGACCTTGTATAAGAACAAAATAGCagt AGTCAAAATAcctaaaaagaaacaaaaaaaggaATCCGAAGCTACTAATGAATCACATAACATAGAATCTAtgcaaa GCCAGGAAGTTCAATCATTAAATCAACATCAAGTATCTAGTTTAGAAACAAACCGCAATGAGATAGATATTCTTATA aatCGTCCAAGACACactttaaatactatagaAATGAAACAACTCGAGACAAATGTTCCACACCAAAta ttattcatTCAAACAACTGAAGAATTTCCAGTTATTAATCAAGATGTTCTCACCGATGAGAATCCTCTTTTAtccaaaaatgattttagacTACAATTAATGGACTTTGATGTACAGCCTAAAAATAATGCACCACAACAATTTATAGAACAATCACaatatgcaataaatttaCTAGATCAACAAATTAGAACAGAACTACCTCAGCATTCAACATATCAACAAGAACAACAATTACAAGTTAAG gaaactaatgaaaattgtactcctgaaaatttaacaaatcaatcactaaaaagaaaaagatcTAATttacttctaaaaaaaaaa tttaagaaAAAACAGATTGAACAAAACAGTAAAGTACTTAGAAACAGGTTGAAGAAACTTCAAGGAGAAATGTTTGAT AGACCACTTGAATGTTTGATGTTGAAGTGTACTAATCAATCTATAGATCATTTACCAATAAGATATGCTATGTACCGTTATAAACTTGTTATACCATTTGCTGCTCTAACATTAAATATGGAATTAGAAGAAAACaaa aatTTAGATGATGTTTTTAATAGTGAAATTACCATGGATAATTACAAAACCaatgaagaaaaattaaacgaCTATAATACTTCAAACAtttg tatttataaacattgcaAAAACAATTCATTACCTCATTTAACTCTACTTCCTTTAGTTGAAGAAT GTTTAACCAATAATAGTTTAGTATGGCGAGATACAATTAATGag ataaataataagttggaAGATAGTTTAAGAGAAATTTCACCCATCTCTAAAATTGATCAGACCAAGTGGAAGAAATTTaaagacaaattaaattataaagtgaaTCAAAGTTTAGTAGCCCATAAAACACTAGTTGGCCCTGAACTATCTCATATAGATATACCACAACCTATTATGACATTTCCATCTCTTAGTGAAGTTGATAAACTTCTAAATGGTAAAACAATGATTGAACCACATAATTCAACTGAGATACCTCCATttaatacagaaaatatttgtCCCATGCCTTCTTTgtctttaataacaaaatctgGATCACCTCAATTGTTACCACCCGAAAAGTCTTTGATTAATCATGttgaattaaacattaatattgacCAAGAAAATAATGCGATAAATCAATTTGAACAGAAAAAACTGCAGAATATTCAAAA tatTGCTGAACAAATTGAAGAATGTCATCGACAATCtattgacataaaaaaaataatatctaatattttaaaacaatttccaAAAAATTGTTCACGTTTGATGTTTACTGATATTTGTCCTATTCACATAACTAATAGACGATATGCTATTTCAGTTTTGGTAGAGATTCTAG GATTACATAAAGACGGAATCCTCAAATTAAATCAACCTTCTAAAGCAACAAACCCCTCATCTAtttcaattgaaataattaattacaattttttttga
- the LOC113559866 gene encoding protein tumorous imaginal discs, mitochondrial-like isoform X2, translated as MNSMKIKLLISYKYYSPSLLCNFQKLNHHIFSSSLSYSTLCNKHLFQHFVKPLNSYSYKSIHTTSYLNNKKDFYNILGVPKNASQKEIKKAYYQLAKKFHPDTNKGDPSASKKFQEVSEAYEVLGDEKKRSTYDTWGSTGNPNHMGGPGGGTGNDNFQNAWSYQSNVDAEELFRKIFNQSGFGQNSSFEEDFADSKFGFGAAEEIVVKISFEQAARGVNKDLNLNVVDICPKCRGSRCEIGYKATTCTHCNGTGMETVSRGPFLMKSTCRQCQGSRVVIKNPCIECHGKGSTVQHKKVTVPVPAGIEDGQTIRILVNRNEVFVTFKVEKSDYFRRDGSDIHTDAKISISQALLGGSIRVKGIYDDHTVQISPGTSSHTKIRLIKQGMKRVNSNLLGDHYVNIKIDVPKYLTKKQEALVKAYAELEESTPGTIKDLHYKKDGPSAEQTQSTQTADDGIFTKIKKALLG; from the exons ATGAAcagtatgaaaataaaactattgatttcttataaatattactctcCATCTCTGTTGTGtaatttccaaaaattaaaCCATCACATATTTTCATCTTCTCTCAGTTATTCcacattatgtaataaacatttgtttcAACAct TTGTCAAACCACTGAAttcttatagttataaaagtatacacaCCACaagctatttaaataataaaaaggatttttataacatattaggAGTTCCAAAAAACGCTTCtcaaaaagaaataaagaaaGCTTATTACCAACTTGCTAAGAAGTTTCATCCAGATACTAACAAGGGAGATCCTAGTgcaagtaaaaaatttcaagaagTTTCTGAAGCCTATGAA gtGTTgggagatgaaaaaaaaagaagcacATATGATACGTGGGGATCTACTGGTAATCCAAACCATATGGGTGGACCTGGTGGAGGTACAGgaaatgataattttcaaaatgcatGGAGTTACCAGTCTAATGTAGATGCTGAAGAAttattcagaaaaatattcaatcaaaGTGGGTTTGGGCAAAATAGTTCATTTGAAGAAGATTTTGCCGATTCAAAATTTGGATTTGGAGCTGCTGAAGAA attgttgttaaaatttcatttgagCAAGCTGCTCGAGGTGtgaataaagatttaaatttaaatgtggtTGATATTTGTCCAAAATGCCGTGGTTCTCGCTGTGAAATAGGGTATAAAGCAACAACATGTACACATTGTAATGGAACTGGAATGGAAACAGTATCACGAG gtCCCTTTTTAATGAAGTCAACATGTAGACAGTGTCAAGGAAGTAgagttgtaataaaaaatcccTGTATAGAATGTCACGGGAAAGGAAGCACTGTACAACACAAAAAAGTAACAGTACCAGTTCCAGCAG gaATTGAAGATGGACAAACTATTAGAATCCTGGTCAATAGAAATGAAGTTTTTGTTACTTTCAAAGTTGAAAAATCTGATTATTTTAGAAGAGATGGTTCTGATATTCATACAGATGCTAAAATTTCTATATCCCAAGCATTATTAGGAGGATCTATTAGAGTTAAAGGCATTTACGATGACCACACAGTACAG atTTCTCCTGGTACTAGTTCACACACCAAAATTAGATTAATCAAACAAGGAATGAAAAGAGTGAATTCCAATCTTCTCGGTGaccattatgttaatattaaaatagatgtTCCTAAGTATTTAACAAAGAAGCAAGAAGCATTGGTCAAAGCTTATGCAGAGCTTGAAGAATCTACACCTGGAACAATAAAAgacttacattataaaaaagatg GCCCATCAGCTGAACAAACACAATCAACCCAAACAGCTGATGATGggattttcacaaaaataaaaaaagcactATTGggataa
- the LOC113559866 gene encoding protein tumorous imaginal discs, mitochondrial-like isoform X1: MNSMKIKLLISYKYYSPSLLCNFQKLNHHIFSSSLSYSTLCNKHLFQHFVKPLNSYSYKSIHTTSYLNNKKDFYNILGVPKNASQKEIKKAYYQLAKKFHPDTNKGDPSASKKFQEVSEAYEVLGDEKKRSTYDTWGSTGNPNHMGGPGGGTGNDNFQNAWSYQSNVDAEELFRKIFNQSGFGQNSSFEEDFADSKFGFGAAEEIVVKISFEQAARGVNKDLNLNVVDICPKCRGSRCEIGYKATTCTHCNGTGMETVSRGPFLMKSTCRQCQGSRVVIKNPCIECHGKGSTVQHKKVTVPVPAGIEDGQTIRILVNRNEVFVTFKVEKSDYFRRDGSDIHTDAKISISQALLGGSIRVKGIYDDHTVQISPGTSSHTKIRLIKQGMKRVNSNLLGDHYVNIKIDVPKYLTKKQEALVKAYAELEESTPGTIKDLHYKKDGSKSFDQESSEKEMLDNLRSILRNQNDK; the protein is encoded by the exons ATGAAcagtatgaaaataaaactattgatttcttataaatattactctcCATCTCTGTTGTGtaatttccaaaaattaaaCCATCACATATTTTCATCTTCTCTCAGTTATTCcacattatgtaataaacatttgtttcAACAct TTGTCAAACCACTGAAttcttatagttataaaagtatacacaCCACaagctatttaaataataaaaaggatttttataacatattaggAGTTCCAAAAAACGCTTCtcaaaaagaaataaagaaaGCTTATTACCAACTTGCTAAGAAGTTTCATCCAGATACTAACAAGGGAGATCCTAGTgcaagtaaaaaatttcaagaagTTTCTGAAGCCTATGAA gtGTTgggagatgaaaaaaaaagaagcacATATGATACGTGGGGATCTACTGGTAATCCAAACCATATGGGTGGACCTGGTGGAGGTACAGgaaatgataattttcaaaatgcatGGAGTTACCAGTCTAATGTAGATGCTGAAGAAttattcagaaaaatattcaatcaaaGTGGGTTTGGGCAAAATAGTTCATTTGAAGAAGATTTTGCCGATTCAAAATTTGGATTTGGAGCTGCTGAAGAA attgttgttaaaatttcatttgagCAAGCTGCTCGAGGTGtgaataaagatttaaatttaaatgtggtTGATATTTGTCCAAAATGCCGTGGTTCTCGCTGTGAAATAGGGTATAAAGCAACAACATGTACACATTGTAATGGAACTGGAATGGAAACAGTATCACGAG gtCCCTTTTTAATGAAGTCAACATGTAGACAGTGTCAAGGAAGTAgagttgtaataaaaaatcccTGTATAGAATGTCACGGGAAAGGAAGCACTGTACAACACAAAAAAGTAACAGTACCAGTTCCAGCAG gaATTGAAGATGGACAAACTATTAGAATCCTGGTCAATAGAAATGAAGTTTTTGTTACTTTCAAAGTTGAAAAATCTGATTATTTTAGAAGAGATGGTTCTGATATTCATACAGATGCTAAAATTTCTATATCCCAAGCATTATTAGGAGGATCTATTAGAGTTAAAGGCATTTACGATGACCACACAGTACAG atTTCTCCTGGTACTAGTTCACACACCAAAATTAGATTAATCAAACAAGGAATGAAAAGAGTGAATTCCAATCTTCTCGGTGaccattatgttaatattaaaatagatgtTCCTAAGTATTTAACAAAGAAGCAAGAAGCATTGGTCAAAGCTTATGCAGAGCTTGAAGAATCTACACCTGGAACAATAAAAgacttacattataaaaaagatg gtaGTAAATCATTTGATCAAGAATCATCAGAAAAAGAAATGTTAGATAATTTACGTTCTATACTAAGAaatcaaaatgataaataa